In Variovorax paradoxus, a single genomic region encodes these proteins:
- the pepN gene encoding aminopeptidase N, with translation MLQRDAQGQPIAIRREDYAAPAYWIDTVDLTFDLDPAKTRVLNRMQMRRNPEVPVQPLRLDGDELNLARVLVNGQGASFRMEGDQLVIDGLPDAFELELFTTCCPIKNTKLMGLFVSEDTFFTQCEAEGFRRITYFLDRPDVMASYTVTLRAAKAAYPVLLSNGNLVEQGELPEGRHFAKWVDPFKKPSYLFALVAGKLVAREQRIKARSGKEHLLQVYVRAGDLDKTEHAMNSLINSVLWDEARFGLPLDLDRFMIVATSDFNMGAMENKGLNIFNTKYVLANQATATDADYSNIESVVGHEYFHNWSGDRVTCRDWFQLSLKEGLTVFRDQEFSQDLCADASARAVKRIEDVRVLRTAQFPEDAGPMAHPVRPDSYIEISNFYTVTIYEKGAEVVRMMQTLVGRKGFEKGITLYFERHDGQAVTCDDFAQAIADANPESELARLLPQFKRWYSQAGTPRLAAHGVYDPANRSYTLSVVQSCPPTPGQPAKEPFVIPLNVGLLDANGRELPLQLEGESEVTRGTRTLVLSRAGEQITFVGLDAEPVPSILRGFSAPVILDFEYTDAQLLTLLANDPDPFNRWEAGQRLGLRAALQGIGALATDTTPVLNDAYIDAMRSVLRNPQLDAAFKELVLTLPSETYIAEQLEVVDPQRVHLVREAMRAQLATALFADWQQAYEDNHDTGAYSPDPTSSGRRALAGMALNFLCLAARSSGDVVWPGKTLQRFKDAGNMTDRFNALNALVSSGHTLAAQALARFHAIFKDEALVIDKWFSLQAGASDRGGDVLPLVKQLMKHPDFSLKNPNRARSVIFSYCSANPGAFHRPDAAGYVFWSERVIELDAINPQVAARLARALDRWSKLAEPYRSAAREAIARVAAKPDLSKDTHEVVTRALAGN, from the coding sequence ATGCTGCAGCGTGACGCCCAAGGGCAACCCATTGCCATTCGCCGCGAAGACTACGCCGCGCCGGCCTACTGGATCGACACCGTCGACCTGACCTTCGACCTCGACCCCGCCAAGACCCGCGTGCTCAACCGCATGCAGATGCGCCGCAACCCCGAGGTGCCGGTGCAGCCGCTGCGCCTGGACGGCGACGAGCTGAACCTGGCGCGCGTGCTGGTCAACGGCCAGGGCGCGTCGTTCCGCATGGAGGGCGACCAGCTCGTCATCGACGGCCTGCCCGATGCTTTCGAGCTCGAACTCTTCACCACCTGCTGCCCCATCAAGAACACCAAGCTGATGGGCCTGTTCGTGAGCGAAGACACCTTCTTCACGCAGTGCGAGGCCGAGGGCTTCCGCCGCATCACCTATTTCCTCGACCGCCCGGACGTGATGGCGAGCTACACCGTCACGCTGCGCGCCGCCAAGGCCGCCTACCCGGTGCTGCTGTCGAACGGCAACCTGGTCGAGCAAGGCGAGCTGCCCGAAGGCCGGCACTTCGCCAAGTGGGTCGACCCGTTCAAGAAACCCAGCTACCTGTTCGCCCTGGTGGCGGGCAAGCTGGTGGCGCGCGAGCAGCGCATCAAGGCACGCAGCGGCAAGGAACACCTGCTGCAGGTGTACGTGCGCGCCGGCGACCTCGACAAGACCGAGCACGCGATGAACTCGCTCATCAACTCGGTGCTGTGGGACGAAGCCCGCTTCGGCCTGCCGCTGGACCTGGACCGCTTCATGATCGTCGCCACCAGCGACTTCAACATGGGCGCCATGGAGAACAAGGGCCTGAACATCTTCAACACGAAGTACGTTCTGGCCAACCAGGCCACCGCCACCGACGCCGACTACAGCAACATCGAAAGCGTGGTCGGCCACGAGTACTTCCACAACTGGAGCGGCGACCGCGTGACCTGCCGCGACTGGTTCCAGCTCTCGCTGAAGGAAGGCCTCACCGTCTTCCGCGACCAGGAATTCAGCCAGGACCTGTGCGCCGACGCCTCGGCCCGCGCGGTGAAGCGCATCGAAGACGTTCGCGTTCTGCGCACCGCCCAGTTCCCCGAAGACGCGGGCCCCATGGCCCACCCGGTGCGGCCCGACAGCTACATCGAGATCAGCAACTTCTACACCGTCACCATCTACGAAAAGGGTGCCGAGGTGGTGCGCATGATGCAGACGCTGGTCGGCCGCAAGGGCTTCGAGAAGGGCATCACGCTCTACTTCGAGCGCCACGACGGCCAGGCCGTGACCTGCGACGACTTCGCCCAGGCCATCGCCGACGCCAACCCCGAATCGGAACTGGCCCGCCTGCTGCCCCAGTTCAAGCGCTGGTACAGCCAGGCCGGCACGCCGCGCCTTGCCGCCCACGGCGTGTACGACCCGGCCAACCGCAGCTACACCCTGAGCGTGGTGCAGAGCTGCCCGCCCACCCCGGGCCAGCCGGCCAAGGAACCCTTCGTCATTCCGCTGAACGTGGGCCTGCTCGACGCCAACGGCCGCGAACTGCCGCTGCAGCTCGAAGGCGAAAGCGAAGTCACGCGCGGCACGCGCACCCTGGTGCTGTCGCGCGCCGGCGAGCAGATCACCTTCGTGGGCCTGGACGCCGAGCCGGTGCCTTCCATATTGCGCGGCTTCAGCGCGCCGGTGATCCTCGACTTCGAGTACACCGACGCCCAGCTGCTGACCCTGCTGGCCAACGACCCCGACCCGTTCAACCGCTGGGAAGCCGGCCAGCGCCTGGGCCTGCGCGCCGCGCTGCAGGGCATCGGCGCCCTGGCGACCGACACCACGCCGGTGCTGAACGACGCCTACATCGACGCCATGCGCAGCGTGCTGCGCAACCCGCAGCTCGACGCCGCCTTCAAGGAACTGGTGCTCACGCTGCCGTCGGAAACCTACATTGCCGAGCAGCTCGAAGTGGTCGACCCGCAGCGCGTGCACCTGGTGCGCGAAGCCATGCGCGCCCAGCTGGCCACCGCCCTCTTCGCCGACTGGCAACAGGCCTACGAAGACAACCACGACACCGGCGCCTACAGCCCCGACCCGACCTCGTCGGGCCGCCGCGCGCTGGCAGGCATGGCGCTCAACTTCCTGTGCCTGGCGGCGCGCTCCTCCGGCGACGTGGTGTGGCCGGGCAAGACGCTGCAGCGCTTCAAGGACGCGGGCAACATGACCGACCGCTTCAACGCGCTCAACGCGCTGGTGTCGTCGGGCCACACCCTGGCGGCGCAGGCGCTCGCGCGCTTCCACGCCATCTTCAAGGACGAGGCGCTGGTCATCGACAAGTGGTTCTCCCTGCAGGCCGGCGCCAGCGACCGCGGCGGCGACGTGCTGCCGCTGGTCAAGCAGCTGATGAAGCACCCCGACTTCTCGCTGAAGAACCCCAACCGCGCGCGCAGCGTGATCTTCAGCTACTGCAGCGCCAACCCCGGCGCCTTCCACCGCCCCGACGCGGCCGGCTATGTGTTCTGGAGCGAGCGCGTGATCGAGCTCGACGCCATCAACCCTCAGGTCGCCGCCCGCCTCGCGCGTGCCCTCGACCGCTGGAGCAAGCTGGCCGAGCCCTACCGCAGCGCCGCGCGCGAAGCCATCGCCCGTGTGGCCGCCAAGCCCGACCTGAGCAAGGACACGCACGAGGTCGTGACCCGCGCTCTTGCAGGCAACTGA
- a CDS encoding methionine ABC transporter permease — MFENIAPILPELWVATGQTFMMLAIGLTAAVLIGGPLGILLFLLGPGQSLENKPAFLVLNWLVNTVRSFPFIILLVALVPFTRVIAGTSIGPLAAAVPLSFAAIPYLARLVDQCLREVPRGVIEAAHAMGATELQIVWRVLLVEARSGLVLALTVLAVSFLSYSAVAGVVGGGGIGDLAIRYGYYRFQTDVMVLTVALLVVLVQILQFVGNTTASRLDKR; from the coding sequence ATGTTTGAGAACATCGCCCCCATCCTCCCCGAGCTGTGGGTCGCCACCGGCCAGACTTTCATGATGCTGGCCATCGGCCTCACGGCGGCGGTGCTCATCGGCGGGCCGCTGGGCATCCTGCTGTTCCTGCTGGGCCCCGGCCAGTCGCTGGAGAACAAGCCTGCGTTCCTGGTGCTCAACTGGCTGGTGAACACGGTGCGCTCGTTCCCGTTCATCATCCTGCTGGTGGCGCTGGTGCCGTTCACGCGGGTGATCGCTGGCACGTCGATCGGCCCGCTGGCGGCCGCGGTGCCGCTGTCGTTCGCGGCCATTCCCTACCTGGCGCGGCTGGTCGACCAGTGCCTGCGCGAAGTGCCGCGCGGCGTGATCGAGGCGGCCCACGCGATGGGCGCGACCGAACTGCAGATCGTCTGGCGCGTGCTGCTGGTGGAGGCCCGTTCGGGCCTGGTGCTGGCGCTGACGGTGCTGGCCGTGAGCTTCCTGTCTTACTCGGCGGTGGCCGGCGTGGTGGGCGGCGGCGGCATCGGCGACCTGGCCATCCGCTACGGCTACTACCGTTTCCAGACCGACGTGATGGTGCTCACCGTGGCGCTGCTCGTGGTGCTGGTACAGATCCTGCAGTTCGTGGGCAACACCACGGCAAGCAGGCTCGACAAGCGTTGA
- a CDS encoding MetQ/NlpA family ABC transporter substrate-binding protein produces MHSTFRRRSLFAVTLAAALFGAGGAALAQDKNNIKVGVSVGNGEQIFEVVKKVAAKDGLNIQVVVFNDYQLPNAALASGDLDANAFQHQPFLDNQIKARGFDLVPVGLTITAPLGFYSHKIKSIDQLADGASVGIQNDPSNGNRALLLLQQAGLITLKPEAVKNNNATPLDVVTNPKKLKLVALDAAQLPRSLDDLAIAAINNDYAEKAGLSFNKDAVIKESPKSPYANLIAVRRADKDKPWAKRLVAAYQSPEVKSFIETQFKGSLIPAF; encoded by the coding sequence ATGCATTCCACTTTCCGTCGCCGCAGCCTCTTCGCCGTCACGCTGGCCGCAGCCCTTTTCGGCGCCGGCGGCGCTGCCCTGGCCCAGGACAAGAACAACATCAAGGTCGGCGTTTCCGTCGGCAACGGCGAGCAGATCTTCGAGGTGGTCAAGAAGGTCGCCGCCAAGGACGGGCTGAACATCCAGGTCGTGGTGTTCAACGACTACCAGCTGCCCAACGCGGCGCTGGCCTCGGGCGACCTGGACGCCAACGCCTTCCAGCACCAGCCCTTCCTGGACAACCAGATCAAGGCGCGCGGCTTCGACCTGGTGCCGGTGGGCCTGACCATCACCGCGCCGCTGGGCTTCTATTCGCACAAGATCAAGTCGATCGACCAACTGGCGGACGGCGCCTCCGTCGGCATCCAGAACGATCCGTCGAACGGCAACCGCGCGCTGTTGCTGCTGCAGCAGGCCGGCCTCATCACCCTCAAGCCCGAGGCGGTGAAGAACAACAACGCCACCCCGCTGGACGTGGTGACCAACCCCAAGAAGCTGAAGCTGGTGGCGCTGGACGCCGCCCAGCTGCCGCGCTCGCTCGACGACCTGGCCATTGCCGCCATCAACAACGATTACGCGGAGAAGGCCGGCCTGTCGTTCAACAAGGACGCCGTGATCAAGGAGTCGCCCAAGAGCCCCTACGCCAACCTGATCGCCGTGCGCCGCGCCGACAAGGACAAGCCCTGGGCCAAGCGCCTGGTGGCCGCCTACCAGTCGCCGGAGGTGAAGAGCTTCATCGAGACCCAGTTCAAGGGCTCGCTGATTCCCGCGTTCTGA
- a CDS encoding class 1 fructose-bisphosphatase, whose protein sequence is MAQKISLTRYLVEQQRADGLIPGQLRLLLEVVARACKSISQAVNKGALGGVLGTAESENVQGEIQKKLDIIANEVLIEANEWGGHLAAMASEEMESIHVVPNRYPQGEYLLMFDPLDGSSNIDVNVSIGTIFSVLKKPDDHPGVQENDFLQPGTQQVAAGYCIYGPQTTLVLTVGNGVAMFTLDREQGSFVLTQEDIQIPADTKEFAINMSNMRHWDEPVKRYIDECLAGKEGPRGKDFNMRWIASMVADVHRILMRGGVFMYPWDKREPEKAGKLRLMYEANPMSWLVEQAGGAATNGKQRILELQPTKLHERVSVMLGSRNEVERLTQYHAEKA, encoded by the coding sequence ATGGCTCAAAAGATTTCCCTCACCCGCTACCTCGTCGAACAACAGCGCGCCGACGGCCTTATTCCCGGCCAGCTGCGCCTGCTGCTCGAAGTGGTCGCTCGCGCCTGCAAGAGCATCAGCCAGGCCGTCAACAAGGGCGCGCTGGGCGGCGTGCTCGGCACGGCCGAGAGCGAGAACGTGCAGGGCGAGATCCAGAAGAAGCTGGACATCATCGCCAACGAAGTGCTCATCGAGGCCAACGAATGGGGCGGCCACCTCGCGGCCATGGCCAGCGAGGAAATGGAATCCATCCACGTGGTGCCCAACCGCTACCCGCAGGGCGAATACCTGCTCATGTTCGACCCGCTGGACGGCAGCAGCAACATCGACGTGAACGTGAGCATCGGCACCATCTTCAGCGTGCTGAAGAAGCCCGACGACCACCCTGGTGTGCAGGAAAACGACTTCCTGCAGCCCGGCACGCAGCAGGTGGCGGCCGGCTACTGCATCTACGGCCCCCAGACCACCCTGGTGCTGACCGTGGGCAACGGCGTGGCCATGTTCACGCTCGACCGCGAGCAAGGCAGCTTCGTGCTGACGCAGGAAGACATCCAGATTCCGGCCGACACCAAGGAATTTGCCATCAACATGAGCAACATGCGCCACTGGGACGAGCCCGTGAAGCGCTACATCGACGAATGCCTGGCCGGCAAGGAAGGCCCGCGCGGCAAGGACTTCAACATGCGCTGGATCGCCAGCATGGTGGCCGACGTGCACCGCATCCTGATGCGCGGCGGCGTCTTCATGTACCCGTGGGACAAGCGCGAGCCCGAAAAGGCCGGCAAGCTGCGCCTGATGTACGAGGCCAACCCCATGAGCTGGCTGGTCGAGCAGGCAGGCGGCGCCGCCACCAACGGCAAGCAGCGCATCCTGGAGCTGCAACCCACCAAACTGCACGAGCGCGTGAGCGTGATGTTGGGTTCTAGAAACGAAGTTGAGCGATTGACGCAGTACCACGCCGAGAAAGCCTGA
- a CDS encoding methionine ABC transporter ATP-binding protein, translated as MSHPSPDAGRGSAAPVIRLQSVQKSFALPSGEVFDAVHSLSLEIQQGDVFGLIGKSGAGKSTLLRLINLLERPDAGQVFVGGRDLTTLSRSELRDTRQNIGMIFQQFNLLQNATVFDNVAFPLKIHGRHSKAEIDARVRECLALVGLAEKIDTYPAQLSGGQKQRVAIARALAPRPQVLLCDEPTSALDSETTRSLLETLRDINQKIGVTIVIVTHELSVVEVLCRNVAILEKGRLIEQFAVEEAPNEERKTALGREIDELVRRRERDVREQQQAQQQQQDRAATAAAAKEPAYV; from the coding sequence ATGAGCCATCCTTCGCCCGATGCGGGCCGCGGCAGCGCGGCACCGGTCATCCGCCTGCAATCCGTGCAGAAGTCCTTCGCGCTGCCCAGTGGCGAGGTGTTCGACGCCGTGCACTCGCTGTCGCTCGAGATCCAGCAGGGCGACGTGTTCGGCCTGATCGGCAAGAGCGGCGCCGGCAAGTCGACGCTGCTGCGCCTGATCAACCTGCTGGAGCGGCCCGACGCGGGCCAGGTCTTCGTGGGCGGGCGCGACCTCACCACGCTCTCGCGCAGCGAACTGCGCGACACGCGCCAGAACATCGGCATGATCTTCCAGCAGTTCAACCTGCTGCAGAACGCCACGGTGTTCGACAACGTGGCCTTCCCGCTGAAGATCCACGGCCGCCACTCCAAGGCCGAAATCGATGCCCGCGTGCGCGAGTGCCTCGCCCTGGTGGGCCTGGCCGAGAAGATCGACACCTACCCGGCGCAGCTGTCCGGCGGCCAGAAGCAGCGCGTGGCCATCGCCCGCGCGCTGGCGCCGCGCCCGCAGGTGCTGCTGTGCGACGAGCCCACCTCGGCGCTCGACTCCGAAACCACGCGCTCCCTGCTGGAGACGCTGCGCGACATCAACCAGAAGATCGGCGTGACCATCGTGATCGTGACGCACGAGCTGTCGGTGGTCGAGGTGCTGTGCCGCAACGTGGCCATCCTCGAGAAGGGCCGCCTGATCGAGCAGTTCGCCGTCGAAGAGGCGCCGAACGAGGAGCGCAAGACCGCGCTGGGCCGCGAGATCGACGAACTGGTGCGCCGACGCGAACGCGACGTGCGCGAACAGCAGCAGGCTCAGCAGCAACAACAAGACCGCGCCGCGACGGCCGCTGCCGCCAAGGAGCCCGCCTATGTTTGA
- a CDS encoding LLM class flavin-dependent oxidoreductase has translation MSHSTTKPRQLHLNVNILHSGFVPSAWRLPESDPWAFADIQHYIRTARIAEAAKLDAVFLADNAAIVDQIHFRPITALEPTVLLACVAAATTHIGLIATASTSYNEPYNIARRFATLDHVSGGRAGWNVVTTADLPSARNFGLDAVPDHARRYARASEFTDIVKALWDSWEDDAFVGNKAAGSFIDTAKVHAIAHRGEHFAVQGPLNLPRPPQGHPVLVQAGASADGRELASRHAEAVFSASQSFEESLAYARALKTRAAELGRGPDAVKVLAGLTTIVGSTEAEALRRRDELVDLIPWDYSLTRVAGTLGISPERLKLDERLPDDLPLPANGNGNHTFFNAVVAAGRTHGYTVRQLIRELAGGGGHRVIVGTPEQIADDIERWFKAGAADGFNLMPDALPHGLQDFVDGVVPILQKRGIFRKDYEGRTLRDHLGLARPGGRAAQRLAA, from the coding sequence ATGAGCCACTCGACAACCAAGCCCCGACAGCTGCACCTGAACGTCAACATCCTGCACTCGGGCTTCGTGCCCTCGGCCTGGCGCCTGCCGGAGAGCGACCCGTGGGCCTTTGCGGACATCCAGCACTACATCCGCACCGCCCGGATCGCCGAGGCGGCCAAGCTCGACGCGGTGTTCCTCGCGGACAACGCGGCCATCGTCGACCAGATCCACTTCCGCCCGATCACCGCGCTGGAGCCCACGGTGCTGCTGGCCTGCGTGGCGGCCGCCACCACGCACATCGGCCTGATCGCCACCGCCTCGACCAGCTACAACGAGCCCTACAACATCGCCCGCCGCTTCGCCACGCTCGACCATGTGAGCGGCGGCCGGGCGGGCTGGAACGTGGTGACCACGGCCGACCTGCCGTCGGCGCGCAATTTCGGCCTCGACGCCGTGCCCGACCATGCCAGGCGCTACGCACGCGCCTCGGAGTTCACCGACATCGTGAAGGCGCTGTGGGACAGCTGGGAAGACGACGCCTTCGTCGGCAACAAGGCCGCGGGCAGCTTCATCGACACGGCCAAGGTGCACGCCATAGCGCACCGGGGCGAGCACTTCGCGGTGCAGGGGCCGCTGAACCTGCCGCGCCCGCCGCAGGGGCACCCGGTGCTGGTGCAGGCCGGCGCGTCCGCCGACGGGCGCGAGCTGGCCTCGCGCCATGCGGAGGCGGTGTTCTCGGCCTCGCAGTCGTTCGAGGAGTCGCTGGCGTATGCGCGCGCCCTGAAGACCCGCGCCGCCGAACTGGGCCGTGGGCCTGACGCGGTGAAGGTGCTCGCGGGCCTGACGACCATCGTCGGCAGCACGGAGGCCGAGGCCCTGCGCCGCCGCGACGAGCTGGTCGACCTGATTCCGTGGGACTACAGCCTGACGCGGGTGGCAGGCACCCTGGGCATCTCGCCCGAGCGCCTGAAGCTCGACGAGCGCCTGCCCGACGACCTGCCGCTGCCGGCCAATGGCAACGGCAACCACACTTTTTTCAACGCCGTGGTGGCGGCAGGCCGCACGCACGGCTACACGGTGCGCCAGCTGATCCGCGAACTGGCGGGCGGCGGCGGGCACCGCGTGATCGTCGGCACGCCGGAGCAGATCGCGGACGACATCGAACGCTGGTTCAAGGCCGGCGCGGCCGATGGGTTCAACCTGATGCCCGATGCGCTTCCGCACGGGCTGCAGGACTTCGTCGACGGCGTGGTGCCGATCCTGCAGAAGCGCGGAATCTTCCGCAAAGACTACGAGGGGCGCACTCTGCGCGATCACCTCGGGTTGGCGCGGCCTGGTGGGCGGGCTGCGCAGCGGCTGGCGGCGTAG
- the prfB gene encoding peptide chain release factor 2 (programmed frameshift): protein MDAEQINQIGAMLADLSVRTVDLRRYLDYDAKAERLRTVNASLEDPNVWNDPKKAQELGKEKKSLDDVVVTLDRLTNGLSDNTELFEMSKEEGDMDGLQAIADDAAVLEADIKQLEFRRMFNNPADPLNAFVDIQAGAGGTEACDWASMLLRQYLKYAERKGFKTQIEDETPGDTAGIKGATIKVEGDYAFGLLRTETGVHRLVRKSPFDSSGGRHTSFASIFVYPEIDDSIEIEINPSDVRTDTFRASGAGGQHINKTDSAVRLTHIPTGIVVQCQDGRSQHSNRDVAWKRLRSRLYDHEMRKRQEEQQKLEDSKTDVGWGHQIRSYVLDNSRIKDLRTNVEVSATQKVLDGDLDVFIEASLKQGV from the exons ATGGACGCAGAACAGATCAACCAAATCGGCGCAATGCTCGCGGACCTGAGCGTCCGCACGGTCGATTTACGGAGGTATCTT GACTACGATGCCAAAGCTGAACGACTGAGGACAGTCAACGCATCGCTCGAAGACCCGAACGTCTGGAACGACCCGAAGAAGGCCCAGGAACTGGGCAAGGAAAAGAAGTCGCTCGACGACGTGGTCGTCACGCTCGACCGGCTCACCAACGGGCTGTCGGACAACACCGAACTCTTCGAGATGTCGAAGGAAGAAGGCGACATGGACGGCCTGCAGGCCATCGCCGATGACGCCGCCGTGCTCGAAGCCGACATCAAGCAGCTCGAATTCCGCCGGATGTTCAACAACCCGGCCGATCCGCTGAACGCCTTCGTCGACATCCAGGCCGGCGCCGGCGGCACCGAGGCCTGCGACTGGGCCAGCATGCTGCTGCGCCAGTACCTGAAGTACGCCGAGCGCAAGGGCTTCAAGACGCAGATCGAAGACGAAACGCCCGGCGACACCGCCGGCATCAAGGGCGCGACCATCAAGGTCGAGGGCGACTACGCCTTCGGACTGCTGCGCACCGAAACGGGCGTGCACCGCCTGGTGCGCAAGTCGCCGTTCGACTCGTCGGGCGGGCGCCACACCAGCTTTGCCAGCATCTTCGTGTACCCGGAAATCGACGACTCCATCGAGATCGAGATCAATCCGTCGGACGTGCGCACCGACACCTTCCGCGCCAGCGGCGCCGGCGGCCAGCACATCAACAAGACCGACTCGGCCGTGCGCCTGACGCACATTCCGACCGGCATCGTGGTGCAGTGCCAGGACGGCCGCAGCCAGCACAGCAACCGCGACGTGGCGTGGAAGCGCCTGCGCTCGCGCCTGTACGACCACGAGATGCGCAAGCGCCAGGAAGAGCAGCAGAAGCTGGAAGACAGCAAGACCGACGTGGGCTGGGGCCACCAGATCCGCAGCTACGTGCTGGACAACAGCCGCATCAAGGACCTGCGCACCAACGTGGAAGTCTCGGCCACCCAGAAGGTGCTGGACGGCGACCTCGACGTGTTCATCGAAGCCTCTCTCAAGCAAGGCGTGTAA
- a CDS encoding MetQ/NlpA family ABC transporter substrate-binding protein, which translates to MKTVFLRRSVLALSLSALSVLSLGGLSLQAHAQDPAKKNLVIGGTAGSNTDQLKAGIVPLLEKKGYKVKLVEFNDYVQPNLALAQGSLDANFFQHQVYLKKFAADQKLDITELVQGPIAPMGVYSTKRKTLAEAKEGDRVTLPNDPSNLARALVLLEQNKLITIKAGIDPLRASEKDVAENPKKLKFIPLEAAQLPRSLGDTEYAIVNGNFAISSGLKLTEAVVLEKTPDYYLNVVAVKTADKNTQWAKDIAEAYRSKEFKAVVDSKFQGYAKPSFLQ; encoded by the coding sequence ATGAAGACCGTTTTCCTGCGCCGTTCCGTTCTCGCCCTGTCGCTGTCCGCGCTGTCTGTCCTGTCTCTGGGCGGCCTCTCGCTGCAGGCCCATGCGCAAGACCCCGCTAAGAAGAACCTCGTGATCGGCGGCACCGCCGGCTCCAACACCGACCAGCTCAAGGCCGGCATCGTGCCCCTGCTCGAAAAGAAGGGCTACAAGGTCAAGCTGGTCGAGTTCAACGATTACGTGCAGCCCAACCTGGCGCTGGCCCAGGGTTCGCTCGACGCAAACTTCTTCCAGCATCAGGTCTACCTGAAGAAGTTCGCGGCCGACCAGAAGCTCGACATCACCGAACTGGTGCAAGGCCCGATCGCCCCCATGGGCGTGTACTCGACCAAGCGCAAGACGCTGGCCGAAGCCAAGGAAGGCGACCGCGTGACGCTGCCGAACGACCCGAGCAACCTGGCCCGCGCGCTGGTGCTGTTGGAGCAGAACAAGCTGATCACCATCAAGGCCGGCATCGATCCGCTGCGCGCCAGCGAAAAGGACGTGGCCGAGAACCCGAAGAAGCTGAAGTTCATTCCGCTCGAAGCCGCGCAGCTGCCGCGTTCGCTGGGCGACACCGAGTACGCCATCGTCAACGGCAACTTCGCGATCTCGTCGGGCCTGAAGCTCACCGAGGCCGTGGTGCTCGAGAAGACGCCCGACTACTACCTGAATGTGGTGGCCGTGAAGACCGCCGACAAGAACACCCAGTGGGCCAAGGACATCGCCGAGGCTTACCGCTCGAAGGAGTTCAAGGCGGTGGTCGACAGCAAGTTCCAGGGCTACGCCAAGCCCAGCTTCCTGCAGTAA
- a CDS encoding HAD family hydrolase, with protein MSLKSPTDGGKVEAFIFDMDGTMIDSMPWHARSWVEFAQNHGVKLDVSEILARTTGRTGTESMRELFERELSDAECQALVHEKEEIYRAMFHDNFTEVAGFTAFARAAETRGLKVAVGTAGDRHNIEFAMSRLKMDPLPLAIVGGDEGFTGKPTPAIFLEAARRIGVAPERCIVFEDAPFGIEAARRGGMRAVAVCSTHTAAELAGPHVIAAVRDYNELAHSNFLETLDAAA; from the coding sequence ATGAGCCTGAAAAGCCCGACGGACGGTGGCAAGGTCGAAGCCTTCATCTTCGACATGGACGGCACCATGATCGACTCCATGCCCTGGCATGCGCGGTCGTGGGTCGAATTCGCGCAGAACCACGGCGTGAAGCTCGACGTGAGCGAGATCCTCGCTCGCACCACCGGCCGCACCGGCACGGAGAGCATGCGCGAGCTGTTCGAGCGCGAGCTGTCCGACGCCGAGTGCCAGGCCCTGGTGCACGAGAAGGAAGAGATCTACCGTGCCATGTTCCACGACAACTTCACCGAAGTAGCGGGCTTCACCGCCTTCGCCAGGGCGGCCGAGACGCGCGGCCTGAAGGTGGCCGTGGGCACGGCGGGCGACAGGCACAACATCGAGTTCGCCATGTCGCGCCTGAAGATGGACCCGCTGCCGCTGGCCATCGTGGGCGGCGACGAGGGCTTCACCGGCAAGCCCACGCCCGCCATCTTTCTCGAAGCCGCGCGCCGCATCGGCGTGGCGCCCGAGCGCTGCATCGTCTTCGAAGACGCGCCCTTCGGCATCGAGGCAGCCCGCCGCGGCGGCATGCGCGCCGTGGCCGTGTGCAGCACCCACACCGCAGCCGAACTGGCAGGCCCCCACGTGATCGCCGCCGTTCGCGACTACAACGAACTCGCCCATTCAAATTTTCTGGAGACCCTCGATGCTGCAGCGTGA